A genomic stretch from Etheostoma cragini isolate CJK2018 chromosome 8, CSU_Ecrag_1.0, whole genome shotgun sequence includes:
- the mafb gene encoding transcription factor MafB: MASELAMSNSDLPTSPLAMEYVNDFDLMKFEVKKEPVEPDRSISQCSRLVAGGSLSSTPMSTPCSSVPPSPSFSAPSPGSGSEQKAHLEDFYWMTGYQQQLNPEALGFSPEDAVEALISSSHQLQSFDGYARGQQFGGAAGPGGAMAGEEMGSAAAVVSAVIAAAAAQNGNPHHHHHHHHHHTGGHHPSSGSQSGGGMGGNHQHLRLEDRFSDEQLVTMSVRELNRQLRGVSKEEVIRLKQKRRTLKNRGYAQSCRYKRVQQRHVLEGEKTQLIQQVDHLKQEISRLARERDAYKEKYEKLISTGFRENGGSSSDNNPSSPEFFMTSRKFLHL, from the coding sequence ATGGCATCAGAGCTGGCAATGAGCAACTCCGACCTGCCCACCAGTCCCCTGGCCATGGAATATGTTAATGACTTCGATCTGATGAAGTTTGAAGTGAAAAAGGAGCCGGTGGAGCCCGATCGCAGCATCAGCCAGTGCAGCCGCCTGGTCGCCGGGGGATCCCTATCTTCCACCCCGATGAGCACGCCTTGCAGCTCGGTTCCCCCCTCGCCAAGCTTCTCGGCGCCCAGTCCGGGATCAGGGAGCGAACAGAAGGCACACTTGGAGGATTTCTACTGGATGACCGGGTACCAACAGCAGTTGAACCCCGAGGCTCTGGGCTTTAGCCCGGAGGACGCCGTAGAGGCGCTGATCAGCAGCAGTCACCAGCTCCAGAGCTTCGATGGCTATGCCAGGGGGCAGCAGTTCGGCGGCGCAGCCGGGCCAGGAGGCGCAATGGCCGGGGAGGAGATGGGATCAGCGGCCGCCGTGGTATCCGCGGTTATCGCTGCAGCCGCAGCTCAGAACGGGAatccccaccaccaccatcaccatcaccaccaccacacagGAGGACACCACCCCTCCTCCGGGTCTCAATCCGGCGGCGGCATGGGGGGAAACCACCAGCACCTGCGCTTGGAAGACCGGTTCTCGGACGAGCAGCTGGTGACCATGTCGGTGCGGGAATTGAACCGGCAGCTCCGGGGGGTAAGCAAGGAAGAGGTGATCCGTCTGAAACAGAAGAGGAGGACACTAAAGAACAGAGGCTATGCCCAGTCCTGCCGGTACAAACGGGTCCAGCAGCGGCACGTCTTGGAGGGAGAGAAGACACAACTCATTCAGCAGGTGGACCACCTCAAGCAGGAGATCTCCCGGCTGGCCAGGGAGAGGGACGCCTACAAGGAGAAATACGAGAAGCTGATCAGCACCGGCTTCAGAGAAAACGGAGGATCC